A single window of Acinetobacter wuhouensis DNA harbors:
- a CDS encoding extracellular solute-binding protein yields the protein MATMHLHAAVQTTAYIAIHNTPHYAKFQAMPYANINAPKGGYISTSSLGTFDNLNSMNGKGSSTEGINYLFDTLMDSSLDEAGVLYPLLAEKVTFDPKKTNFVIFHLNPKARFSNGTAVTAEDVKFTFDTIQSKANLGFQMYLSDLAKTEVLSPTQVKMTFKSEHNPDMPLILARIAIYSKADWKNKDYTKVTLQPILGSGPYLIDQIDAGRSIRYKRNPNYWGKDLAVNRGRYNFDQMKFVYYRSPEIAFEGFKSGQYSFYQEKNARNWVAEYLFPAVKSGLVQKYTAKIETPALTQSLVFNTRKAPFNDIHFRQALTYAYDFEWINKALLYGQNIRLQSYFQNSELAATGAPSAKELDILKPYLHQLNPLQRQGTLSNWKYPVSDASGFNRQNLLIARSILLKSGYQFKNAQLVDRKGNPIQIEFLIHQDGIQRTLLPYIRNLKKLGIQTTIRQVDTPQYTERMRRLDFQMTPMNMPQSLTPGAEQAQMWGSQAADEIGNYNYSGIKNPVVDQLIQQIIRAPSREQLVLHTRALDRVLRAGYYQILTYGNDQNWYAYWNMYQQPSVKPKLSLGLEYWWSDSTQTEKVTHYLKNR from the coding sequence ATGGCAACAATGCATTTGCATGCTGCTGTGCAGACAACAGCGTATATTGCCATTCACAATACACCTCATTATGCCAAGTTTCAGGCGATGCCCTATGCCAATATCAATGCCCCTAAAGGCGGTTATATCAGTACTTCCAGTTTAGGGACTTTTGATAATCTCAATAGTATGAATGGTAAAGGTAGTTCAACTGAAGGGATTAACTATCTATTTGATACTTTGATGGATAGTTCTTTGGATGAGGCGGGGGTACTTTATCCATTATTGGCAGAGAAAGTCACTTTTGATCCGAAAAAAACCAATTTTGTGATTTTTCATTTAAATCCAAAAGCGCGCTTTAGTAATGGCACAGCAGTCACCGCTGAAGATGTTAAATTTACTTTTGATACGATTCAGAGCAAAGCCAATCTTGGTTTTCAAATGTATTTATCGGATTTAGCCAAGACTGAAGTTTTATCTCCAACCCAAGTTAAAATGACATTCAAATCTGAACATAATCCAGATATGCCTCTGATTTTGGCTAGGATTGCGATTTATTCAAAAGCGGATTGGAAAAATAAAGACTATACCAAAGTTACGTTGCAGCCGATTTTAGGTTCAGGTCCTTATTTGATTGATCAGATCGATGCAGGGCGGAGTATTCGTTATAAGCGAAATCCAAATTATTGGGGCAAAGATTTAGCGGTAAATCGTGGGCGTTATAATTTTGATCAAATGAAGTTTGTCTATTATCGTAGCCCTGAAATTGCATTTGAAGGATTCAAGTCTGGACAGTATAGCTTTTACCAAGAAAAAAATGCACGGAACTGGGTCGCGGAATATCTATTCCCCGCAGTTAAATCGGGTTTGGTACAGAAATATACAGCAAAAATTGAAACACCAGCCCTCACACAAAGTTTGGTCTTTAATACCCGAAAAGCGCCATTCAATGATATTCATTTTAGACAAGCTTTAACCTATGCCTACGATTTTGAATGGATCAATAAAGCATTGCTCTATGGTCAAAATATCCGTCTGCAAAGCTATTTTCAAAATAGTGAATTGGCAGCGACTGGTGCGCCGAGTGCTAAAGAATTAGACATTCTTAAACCTTATCTTCACCAACTTAATCCGCTACAACGTCAAGGTACGTTGAGCAATTGGAAATATCCAGTTTCAGATGCCAGTGGATTTAATCGCCAAAACTTGCTCATCGCACGTTCAATTTTACTCAAATCAGGATACCAGTTTAAAAACGCGCAATTGGTAGATCGTAAAGGGAATCCGATTCAAATTGAATTTTTAATTCATCAAGATGGTATACAACGAACACTGTTGCCATATATTCGCAATTTAAAAAAACTAGGCATTCAAACGACGATTCGTCAAGTGGACACGCCACAATATACGGAGCGCATGCGCCGTTTAGATTTTCAAATGACGCCGATGAATATGCCACAGTCTTTAACCCCAGGGGCTGAACAGGCGCAAATGTGGGGGAGTCAAGCGGCAGATGAGATAGGCAATTACAATTATTCAGGCATTAAAAATCCTGTTGTGGATCAATTAATACAGCAGATTATTCGTGCACCGAGTAGAGAGCAATTGGTACTACATACGCGTGCCTTAGATCGTGTTTTGAGAGCAGGTTATTACCAGATATTGACCTATGGCAATGATCAAAATTGGTATGCTTATTGGAATATGTACCAGCAACCGAGTGTGAAACCTAAGTTATCTTTAGGTTTAGAATATTGGTGGTCAGATTCTACTCAAACAGAAAAAGTGACTCATTATTTAAAAAATAGGTGA
- a CDS encoding microcin C ABC transporter permease YejB produces the protein MGRYILKRLFLIIPTLFFVLLINFAITQIAPGGPVEQAIQQAENFQGVDGTTAGLSTSVNRQEYRGAQGLSEEMVDKIKAQYGFDRPAHERFFLMLKSYLTFDFGNSFFKDKAVTQLLLEKMPVTISLGLWSTLLIYLISIPLGIKKAKKHGLLFDKSTSLLLAIGYAIPAFVFAILLIVFFAGGSYFQWFPLQGFVSEQFQSFSLWGKIIDYFWHMTLPLLAMVLGGFASLTYLTKYSFMEEMERQYVLAARAKGFGQNYVLYKHVFRNAILVILAGLPEVIVGVFFVGNLLIEIIFNLDGVGLLGFEAIQQRDYPVIFGTLFFLTLFGLVLRLICDVIYSVIDPRIDFESRGAK, from the coding sequence ATGGGCAGATATATACTCAAAAGATTATTTTTAATCATTCCAACATTGTTCTTTGTGTTATTGATCAATTTTGCGATTACGCAAATTGCGCCAGGCGGCCCTGTTGAACAAGCGATTCAGCAAGCTGAAAACTTTCAAGGTGTTGATGGAACGACGGCAGGATTATCTACCTCAGTCAATCGTCAAGAATACCGCGGTGCTCAGGGATTAAGTGAGGAGATGGTCGATAAAATCAAAGCACAATATGGCTTTGATCGACCTGCGCATGAACGATTTTTTTTAATGTTAAAAAGCTATCTAACTTTTGATTTTGGAAACAGTTTTTTTAAAGATAAAGCCGTGACGCAATTATTATTAGAAAAAATGCCAGTCACGATTTCATTGGGTTTATGGAGTACCTTACTGATTTACCTGATTTCGATTCCACTTGGAATTAAAAAAGCCAAAAAACATGGTTTATTGTTTGATAAATCTACCTCGTTACTGCTCGCAATCGGTTATGCGATCCCTGCTTTTGTTTTTGCAATTTTGTTGATCGTGTTTTTTGCAGGTGGTTCTTATTTTCAATGGTTTCCATTGCAAGGCTTTGTTTCTGAACAATTTCAAAGTTTCAGTTTATGGGGCAAAATTATTGATTATTTCTGGCATATGACCTTGCCTTTACTGGCTATGGTATTGGGTGGTTTTGCCAGTTTGACTTATCTGACCAAATACTCGTTTATGGAAGAAATGGAACGGCAATATGTTTTAGCTGCACGCGCTAAGGGATTTGGGCAAAACTATGTCTTGTATAAACATGTATTTCGTAATGCAATATTGGTGATTCTTGCAGGTTTGCCTGAAGTAATTGTTGGCGTATTTTTTGTTGGCAATTTACTCATCGAAATTATTTTTAATTTAGATGGAGTCGGGTTACTTGGTTTTGAAGCAATTCAACAGCGTGATTATCCTGTTATTTTTGGGACATTGTTCTTTTTAACTTTGTTTGGACTGGTTTTACGACTGATTTGTGATGTGATTTATAGTGTGATTGACCCTCGAATTGATTTTGAATCGCGAGGTGCAAAATAA
- a CDS encoding ABC transporter permease: MSPILRARLKKFKGNRLGYFSFILFIILFVLSLSAELIANEKPLLVKYNQHYYAPVFNVYPETTFGGVFETEADYRDPVVQQLIDEKGWAIWPILRYSYQTPNLDLSVPVPSPPTAQNWLGTDDQGRDVLARILYGLRISLLFGLVLTLFASVIGIIVGAIQGYYGGWVDLIGQRILEVWGGLPTLFMVMILVSIFTPSIYWLFLIMLLFGWTGLVGIVRAEFLKARKLEYVSAARALGVSDLMIMFRHILPNVLSSSLSQLPFMFTANITALTALDFLGYGLPPDAASLGELLLQGKNNLNAPWLALSGFFSLALVLSLLIYIGEATRDAFDPRRQK, from the coding sequence ATGTCACCGATCCTACGCGCACGGTTAAAAAAATTTAAAGGCAATCGATTAGGATACTTCTCTTTTATTTTATTCATCATTCTTTTTGTGCTCTCTCTTTCTGCAGAGTTGATCGCAAATGAGAAACCATTATTGGTGAAATATAATCAACATTATTACGCGCCAGTATTTAACGTCTACCCGGAAACAACATTTGGTGGTGTATTTGAAACGGAAGCAGATTATCGTGATCCTGTAGTGCAGCAGCTCATTGACGAAAAAGGTTGGGCAATTTGGCCGATATTACGTTATTCCTATCAAACGCCAAATTTGGATTTAAGTGTACCAGTCCCATCGCCACCGACAGCACAAAATTGGTTAGGAACAGATGATCAAGGGCGTGATGTTTTAGCACGTATTCTATATGGACTACGTATTTCATTACTCTTTGGACTTGTCTTAACGTTGTTTGCTTCGGTGATTGGAATCATCGTTGGTGCAATACAAGGCTATTATGGTGGATGGGTTGATTTAATCGGTCAAAGAATATTAGAAGTCTGGGGGGGATTACCGACTTTATTCATGGTGATGATTCTCGTCAGCATATTTACACCCAGTATTTATTGGTTATTTCTGATCATGTTGCTTTTCGGTTGGACAGGTTTAGTTGGCATTGTACGTGCTGAATTTTTAAAAGCACGAAAGTTAGAATATGTCAGTGCTGCACGGGCTTTGGGTGTGAGTGATCTGATGATTATGTTCCGACATATTCTTCCTAATGTCTTAAGTTCTAGTTTGTCGCAGCTTCCTTTTATGTTTACTGCAAATATCACAGCACTGACTGCTTTGGATTTTTTAGGCTATGGTTTACCACCAGATGCTGCTTCTCTAGGTGAGTTATTATTGCAAGGGAAAAATAATTTAAATGCGCCGTGGTTGGCTTTATCTGGCTTTTTTAGTTTGGCTTTGGTGCTTTCATTATTGATCTACATTGGGGAGGCAACACGTGATGCATTCGATCCAAGACGCCAAAAATGA
- a CDS encoding dipeptide ABC transporter ATP-binding protein produces MHSIQDAKNDPNLLLSVQNLHIENEQKTVLVENLNFDLHRCETVAIVGESGSGKSISGLALMGLLAENLKVTGQAVYHERDLLHLDSNALLNIRGKKIGMIFQEPMTALNPLHKVEKIVGEALLLEGMSKDKVRKRVYDLLCDVGMDDPEEKLDRYPHELSGGQRQRVLIASVLAQKPEIIIADEPTTALDVTLQSQVLNLLQLLILNHNMAMILVSHDLNLVRKYANHVIVMNQGKVEEKGSVKNIFNNPQAEYTKFLLNQDFGEANKLHSENHLVLSLHRVGVKFPIQQGIFSRKKEYFVAVEPINLRLHRAESIGIVGDSGSGKTSLALAIARLIESSGNIVLLNQDLNRLSQRKLRPLRSSFQIVFQDPYSSLNPRMTVEQIIREGLELQKLKESDIIIQMNEILNKVELSITVKQKYPHELSGGQRQRVALARAVALKPRLLILDEPTSALDRTTQRTIVKLLRQLQRDYQISYLFISHDLQVVKALCQKILVLKESKMIEFQDTQALFDKPLNDYTKRLIAASQY; encoded by the coding sequence ATGCATTCGATCCAAGACGCCAAAAATGATCCAAATTTGTTGCTCTCAGTTCAAAATTTACATATTGAAAATGAGCAAAAAACGGTATTGGTGGAAAACCTTAATTTTGATTTACATCGCTGTGAAACGGTCGCGATTGTAGGGGAAAGTGGCTCAGGAAAGTCGATTAGTGGTTTGGCACTGATGGGGTTACTTGCTGAAAATTTAAAAGTCACGGGTCAAGCAGTTTACCATGAGCGAGATCTTTTACATCTAGATTCCAATGCTTTACTCAATATTCGGGGTAAAAAAATTGGCATGATTTTTCAAGAGCCCATGACCGCACTCAACCCTTTGCACAAAGTTGAAAAAATTGTAGGCGAAGCTTTGCTTTTAGAAGGAATGTCTAAGGATAAAGTCAGAAAACGTGTCTATGATTTACTCTGTGATGTGGGAATGGATGATCCCGAGGAAAAGTTAGATCGTTATCCACATGAGTTATCTGGCGGGCAAAGACAACGTGTTCTAATTGCTTCGGTATTGGCACAGAAACCCGAAATTATCATTGCTGATGAGCCAACGACAGCACTCGATGTAACGCTTCAATCACAAGTACTGAATTTATTACAACTATTGATTCTCAATCACAATATGGCAATGATTTTAGTCAGTCATGATCTAAATTTAGTGCGTAAATATGCCAACCATGTGATTGTGATGAATCAAGGGAAAGTAGAAGAAAAAGGCTCGGTTAAAAATATTTTTAACAATCCTCAAGCTGAATATACCAAGTTTTTATTGAATCAAGATTTTGGTGAAGCCAATAAACTACATTCTGAAAATCATTTGGTTTTATCTTTACACCGAGTCGGTGTTAAATTCCCGATTCAGCAGGGAATATTCAGTCGAAAAAAAGAGTATTTCGTTGCTGTTGAACCAATAAATTTACGTTTACATCGTGCTGAATCCATCGGAATTGTTGGAGATAGTGGTTCTGGAAAAACCTCATTGGCATTGGCAATCGCGAGATTGATTGAAAGCTCTGGGAATATTGTCTTACTCAATCAAGATTTAAATCGTTTAAGTCAACGAAAACTTCGACCATTACGTTCCAGTTTTCAGATCGTATTTCAAGATCCTTATAGTAGTCTGAATCCTCGCATGACTGTTGAACAGATTATCCGTGAAGGCTTGGAACTTCAGAAATTAAAAGAATCAGATATTATTATTCAAATGAATGAAATTTTGAATAAAGTAGAATTATCGATCACAGTGAAGCAAAAATATCCGCATGAATTGTCAGGAGGGCAGCGACAACGTGTGGCATTGGCTCGAGCGGTTGCACTAAAGCCACGATTGCTGATTTTAGATGAACCAACCTCAGCATTAGATCGAACGACACAACGAACAATTGTAAAATTATTGCGCCAATTGCAACGTGACTATCAAATCAGTTATCTATTTATTAGTCATGATTTACAAGTTGTAAAAGCACTTTGTCAGAAAATTTTAGTATTAAAAGAATCAAAAATGATTGAGTTTCAGGATACACAAGCCTTATTTGATAAGCCTTTGAACGATTATACAAAAAGATTAATCGCTGCTAGTCAATATTAA
- a CDS encoding IS3-like element ISAba14 family transposase (programmed frameshift), which translates to MARRPRRNHSNDFKAKVALAAIKAEKTLAELSAEFDVHQNQIIDWKNQLISASSQAFDQSKAPTEPPIDLKKLHAKIGEQALEIGFFRRCVEETGPLQPQKLIDDSLQISVSKQAKLLKVSRGCYYYRPKPVSASDLKLMRCIDELHMQYPFAGSRMMRDLLNRQGHHIGRRHTRTLMKKMGIQALYCKPNLSQANQAHRKYPYLLKGLAIQRSNQVWSTDITYIPMAKGFVYLCAVIDWHSRKVLAHRVSISMEVDFCISALNEAIEKYGRPEIFNTDQGSQFTSDAFIDVLKSNGIQISMDGKGRWVDNVMVERLWRSVKYEEVYLKAYSSVTDAKKQLSAYFEFYNLKRPHSSLDKMTPNEFYYDQLPQQNKVA; encoded by the exons ATGGCACGTAGACCAAGAAGAAATCATTCAAATGATTTTAAAGCTAAGGTAGCACTTGCTGCGATTAAAGCAGAAAAAACACTTGCTGAATTGAGTGCTGAGTTTGATGTTCATCAAAACCAAATTATTGACTGGAAAAATCAATTGATCTCAGCTTCCTCGCAAGCTTTCGATCAATCAAAAGCTCCAACAGAACCACCCATCGATCTAAAAAAACTACATGCAAAAATCGGTGAGCAGGCATTAGAAATTG GATTTTTTAGAAGGTGTGTTGAAGAAACTGGGCCGCTTCAACCACAAAAGTTAATCGACGACTCACTTCAGATTTCAGTATCTAAGCAAGCTAAGCTGCTGAAAGTCTCCCGTGGTTGTTATTACTATCGCCCAAAACCTGTGAGTGCATCAGATCTGAAGCTGATGCGATGTATTGATGAATTACATATGCAATATCCTTTTGCAGGCAGTCGTATGATGCGTGATTTGTTGAATCGTCAAGGACATCATATAGGACGACGTCATACACGTACTTTAATGAAGAAAATGGGTATTCAGGCGTTATATTGCAAACCAAATTTAAGCCAGGCTAATCAAGCTCACCGTAAATATCCATATCTGCTCAAAGGGTTGGCTATTCAGCGCAGTAATCAAGTGTGGTCTACGGATATAACGTATATCCCTATGGCAAAAGGCTTTGTTTATTTATGTGCTGTGATTGATTGGCATAGCCGCAAGGTACTTGCGCATAGGGTATCGATTAGTATGGAGGTGGATTTTTGTATTTCGGCTTTAAATGAAGCGATTGAAAAATATGGTCGACCTGAAATATTTAATACAGACCAAGGCAGCCAGTTTACCAGTGATGCATTTATTGATGTATTGAAATCAAATGGCATTCAAATCAGTATGGATGGTAAAGGTCGATGGGTAGATAATGTGATGGTTGAACGATTATGGCGGAGCGTTAAATATGAAGAGGTGTATCTCAAAGCTTATAGCAGTGTCACAGATGCGAAAAAGCAATTAAGTGCATATTTTGAGTTTTATAATTTGAAACGACCTCATTCGAGTCTAGACAAAATGACACCAAATGAGTTTTACTATGATCAGCTACCCCAACAAAACAAGGTGGCTTAA